A portion of the Hylaeus volcanicus isolate JK05 unplaced genomic scaffold, UHH_iyHylVolc1.0_haploid 12237, whole genome shotgun sequence genome contains these proteins:
- the LOC128883969 gene encoding serine/threonine-protein phosphatase 2A 65 kDa regulatory subunit A alpha isoform-like isoform X3 → MSVVEDEIIDFFKKEIESKNISQRLVAVRNCEYVADSLCCASVKNVLLPLINGTELNVVIEYKCYFTRFCFLVFLDMIDPNQSDEVLCCIADTLPKLCQYLGDTFERFCFIIPFYYRLLSHEDSIVRHSAQTSFCRILLDVESLQEEDKCYVLEKMSSLLITLGHETNDVSRTSACLLSCHLHKKGTCDIQKKMLQLFQKLCYEQVPLIQKSASVSLLEFTKNVDPKLYDSFIMPTILHFWNHGWGEDVRVKALYSCITLTQHLPNDLKKSFSHPLLLQAVEEGTWQTRRAIAENLDNVLKYLDPCNIAFEKCVCSLLKDLEPKIVILALESLDRAIQNGALNACLDTSVINELENLTRHSNAMVKKNKNVYDTDAHVKLSVLQHGKRLLELFGMNNIGGNVRKSISNLLCDSNRCIRLKMLQQLVDLASAFKNKEFQKNIERLYYPTFEDTSYTIRETAAHLIQGFGRLLGADWVKTSLVHQLLKLYSTEVNHKTSQISGRITETIDFNETCYVTPPSYHIRVTVLQCFPGTIPFLDNTTKQIVMDMLKKALQDPIINVRITVVHVIAQIRKCSLSLPASFYRLVETLSTSDADTDVRYFSQQAVQSFSFQNQTQ, encoded by the exons ATGAGTGTAGTAGAAGATGaaattatcgatttttttaaaaaagaaatcgaatcaAAAAATATCTCGCAAAGACTTGTTGCTGTGCGCAATTGTGAATATGTTGCCGATTCTTTATGCTGTGCTtcagtaaaaaatgtattacttCCTTTAATCAATGGTACAGAGTTGAATGTTGTTATTGAAtacaaatgttattttacaCGTTTTTGCTTTCTGGTTTTTTTAGACATGATTGATCCCAATCAATCGGATGAGGTCTTATGTTGTATTGCAGATACCTTACCGAAACTTTGTCAATATTTAGGAGACACTTTTGAAcggttttgttttattataccaTTTTACTATCGTTTATTGTCGCACGAAGATTCTATTGTTCGTCATTCC GCACAAACAAGTTTTTGCCGAATTCTTTTGGATGTGGAATCATTACAAGAAGAAGACAAATGTTATGTTTTGGAAAAAATGTCGAGTCTGTTGATAACATTGGGACACG aaacAAATGATGTTTCTCGTACATCTGCTTGTTTATTATCTTgtcatttacataaaaaaggGACTTgtgatatacaaaaaaaaatgcttca actttttcagaaattatgtTATGAACAAGTTCCTCTCATTCAAAAAAGTGCATCAGTTAGTCTATTA gaatttacaaaaaatgttgatcCAAAATTATATGATTCTTTTATAATGCCTactatattacatttttggaATCATGGATGGGGTGAAGACGTTCGAGTTAAAGCTCTTTATAGTTGTATAACATTAACACAACATTTACcgaatgatttaaaaaaatcgtttaGTCATCCTTTATTGTTACAAGCAGTGGAAGAGGGAACATGGCAAACAAGACGTGCTATTGCTGAAAATTTAGATAAC gttttaaaatatttagatcCTTGTAACATAgcgtttgaaaaatgtgtGTGCTCTTTATTAAAAGATTTAGAAcctaaaattgttattttagcATTAGAATCTTTAG ATAGAGCCATTCAGAATGGAGCGTTAAACGCTTGCTTGGATACTTCAGTGATTAATGAATTGGAAAATTTGACTCGTCATTCCAACGCAATGGTCAAAA aaaacaaaaacgtaTATG ACACCGACGCTCACGTTAAACTAAG TGTTTTACAACATGGTAAACGTTTACTTGAACTTTTTGGAATGAATAATATTGGAGGCAACGTTaggaaaagtatttcaaatctTCTTTGCGACTCGAACCGTtgcattcgtttaaaaatgttacaacaATTGGTAGACCTCGCAAGTGCTTTT aaaaacaaagaatttcaaaaaaatatcgaacgtTTATATTATCCGACATTTGAGGATACATCTTATACTATACGAGAAACAGCTGCTCATTTAATTCAA ggatttGGAAGATTGTTGGGGGCTGATTGGGTGAAAACCTCGCTTGTTCATCAGCTGTTAAAGCTGTACTCTACTGAAGTGAATCATAAAACCTCTCAGATTTCAGGTCGGATCACAGAAACTATagattttaacgaaacatgTTATGTGACACCACCTTCTTATCATATTCGGGTTACTGTGCTCCAATGTTTTCCG gGGACTATCCCATTTTTAGACAATACAACTAAGCAAATTGTCATGGATATGTTAAAAAAAGCTTTACAA GATCCAATCATCAATGTACGTATTACTGTTGTTCATGTGATAGCTCAGATCCGAAAATGCAGTCTGAGTCTACCAGCGTCCTTTTATAG GTTAGTGGAAACGTTAAGCACTAGTGATGCTGATACGGATGTCCGATATTTTAGTCAACAAGCCGTTCAATCTTTTTCATTCCAA AATCAAACtcaataa
- the LOC128883969 gene encoding serine/threonine-protein phosphatase PP2A 65 kDa regulatory subunit-like isoform X1: MSVVEDEIIDFFKKEIESKNISQRLVAVRNCEYVADSLCCASVKNVLLPLINGTELNVVIEYKCYFTRFCFLVFLDMIDPNQSDEVLCCIADTLPKLCQYLGDTFERFCFIIPFYYRLLSHEDSIVRHSAQTSFCRILLDVESLQEEDKCYVLEKMSSLLITLGHETNDVSRTSACLLSCHLHKKGTCDIQKKMLQLFQKLCYEQVPLIQKSASVSLLEFTKNVDPKLYDSFIMPTILHFWNHGWGEDVRVKALYSCITLTQHLPNDLKKSFSHPLLLQAVEEGTWQTRRAIAENLDNVLKYLDPCNIAFEKCVCSLLKDLEPKIVILALESLDRAIQNGALNACLDTSVINELENLTRHSNAMVKSLLANIVIPLYEHLKNHHVKNQFLTIVNVLLQDTDAHVKLSVLQHGKRLLELFGMNNIGGNVRKSISNLLCDSNRCIRLKMLQQLVDLASAFKNKEFQKNIERLYYPTFEDTSYTIRETAAHLIQGFGRLLGADWVKTSLVHQLLKLYSTEVNHKTSQISGRITETIDFNETCYVTPPSYHIRVTVLQCFPGTIPFLDNTTKQIVMDMLKKALQDPIINVRITVVHVIAQIRKCSLSLPASFYRLVETLSTSDADTDVRYFSQQAVQSFSFQNQTQ; the protein is encoded by the exons ATGAGTGTAGTAGAAGATGaaattatcgatttttttaaaaaagaaatcgaatcaAAAAATATCTCGCAAAGACTTGTTGCTGTGCGCAATTGTGAATATGTTGCCGATTCTTTATGCTGTGCTtcagtaaaaaatgtattacttCCTTTAATCAATGGTACAGAGTTGAATGTTGTTATTGAAtacaaatgttattttacaCGTTTTTGCTTTCTGGTTTTTTTAGACATGATTGATCCCAATCAATCGGATGAGGTCTTATGTTGTATTGCAGATACCTTACCGAAACTTTGTCAATATTTAGGAGACACTTTTGAAcggttttgttttattataccaTTTTACTATCGTTTATTGTCGCACGAAGATTCTATTGTTCGTCATTCC GCACAAACAAGTTTTTGCCGAATTCTTTTGGATGTGGAATCATTACAAGAAGAAGACAAATGTTATGTTTTGGAAAAAATGTCGAGTCTGTTGATAACATTGGGACACG aaacAAATGATGTTTCTCGTACATCTGCTTGTTTATTATCTTgtcatttacataaaaaaggGACTTgtgatatacaaaaaaaaatgcttca actttttcagaaattatgtTATGAACAAGTTCCTCTCATTCAAAAAAGTGCATCAGTTAGTCTATTA gaatttacaaaaaatgttgatcCAAAATTATATGATTCTTTTATAATGCCTactatattacatttttggaATCATGGATGGGGTGAAGACGTTCGAGTTAAAGCTCTTTATAGTTGTATAACATTAACACAACATTTACcgaatgatttaaaaaaatcgtttaGTCATCCTTTATTGTTACAAGCAGTGGAAGAGGGAACATGGCAAACAAGACGTGCTATTGCTGAAAATTTAGATAAC gttttaaaatatttagatcCTTGTAACATAgcgtttgaaaaatgtgtGTGCTCTTTATTAAAAGATTTAGAAcctaaaattgttattttagcATTAGAATCTTTAG ATAGAGCCATTCAGAATGGAGCGTTAAACGCTTGCTTGGATACTTCAGTGATTAATGAATTGGAAAATTTGACTCGTCATTCCAACGCAATGGTCAAAA GTTTATTGGCGAATATAGTAATACCTTTgtatgaacatttaaaaaatcatcatgtgaaaaatcaatttttgacgATTGTTAATGTTCTTCTTCAAGACACCGACGCTCACGTTAAACTAAG TGTTTTACAACATGGTAAACGTTTACTTGAACTTTTTGGAATGAATAATATTGGAGGCAACGTTaggaaaagtatttcaaatctTCTTTGCGACTCGAACCGTtgcattcgtttaaaaatgttacaacaATTGGTAGACCTCGCAAGTGCTTTT aaaaacaaagaatttcaaaaaaatatcgaacgtTTATATTATCCGACATTTGAGGATACATCTTATACTATACGAGAAACAGCTGCTCATTTAATTCAA ggatttGGAAGATTGTTGGGGGCTGATTGGGTGAAAACCTCGCTTGTTCATCAGCTGTTAAAGCTGTACTCTACTGAAGTGAATCATAAAACCTCTCAGATTTCAGGTCGGATCACAGAAACTATagattttaacgaaacatgTTATGTGACACCACCTTCTTATCATATTCGGGTTACTGTGCTCCAATGTTTTCCG gGGACTATCCCATTTTTAGACAATACAACTAAGCAAATTGTCATGGATATGTTAAAAAAAGCTTTACAA GATCCAATCATCAATGTACGTATTACTGTTGTTCATGTGATAGCTCAGATCCGAAAATGCAGTCTGAGTCTACCAGCGTCCTTTTATAG GTTAGTGGAAACGTTAAGCACTAGTGATGCTGATACGGATGTCCGATATTTTAGTCAACAAGCCGTTCAATCTTTTTCATTCCAA AATCAAACtcaataa
- the LOC128883969 gene encoding serine/threonine-protein phosphatase PP2A 65 kDa regulatory subunit-like isoform X4 — protein MSVVEDEIIDFFKKEIESKNISQRLVAVRNCEYVADSLCCASVKNVLLPLINGTELNVVIEYKCYFTRFCFLVFLDMIDPNQSDEVLCCIADTLPKLCQYLGDTFERFCFIIPFYYRLLSHEDSIVRHSAQTSFCRILLDVESLQEEDKCYVLEKMSSLLITLGHETNDVSRTSACLLSCHLHKKGTCDIQKKMLQLFQKLCYEQVPLIQKSASVSLLEFTKNVDPKLYDSFIMPTILHFWNHGWGEDVRVKALYSCITLTQHLPNDLKKSFSHPLLLQAVEEGTWQTRRAIAENLDNVLKYLDPCNIAFEKCVCSLLKDLEPKIVILALESLDRAIQNGALNACLDTSVINELENLTRHSNAMVKSLLANIVIPLYEHLKNHHVKNQFLTIVNVLLQDTDAHVKLSVLQHGKRLLELFGMNNIGGNVRKSISNLLCDSNRCIRLKMLQQLVDLASAFKNKEFQKNIERLYYPTFEDTSYTIRETAAHLIQGFGRLLGADWVKTSLVHQLLKLYSTEVNHKTSQISDNTTKQIVMDMLKKALQDPIINVRITVVHVIAQIRKCSLSLPASFYRLVETLSTSDADTDVRYFSQQAVQSFSFQNQTQ, from the exons ATGAGTGTAGTAGAAGATGaaattatcgatttttttaaaaaagaaatcgaatcaAAAAATATCTCGCAAAGACTTGTTGCTGTGCGCAATTGTGAATATGTTGCCGATTCTTTATGCTGTGCTtcagtaaaaaatgtattacttCCTTTAATCAATGGTACAGAGTTGAATGTTGTTATTGAAtacaaatgttattttacaCGTTTTTGCTTTCTGGTTTTTTTAGACATGATTGATCCCAATCAATCGGATGAGGTCTTATGTTGTATTGCAGATACCTTACCGAAACTTTGTCAATATTTAGGAGACACTTTTGAAcggttttgttttattataccaTTTTACTATCGTTTATTGTCGCACGAAGATTCTATTGTTCGTCATTCC GCACAAACAAGTTTTTGCCGAATTCTTTTGGATGTGGAATCATTACAAGAAGAAGACAAATGTTATGTTTTGGAAAAAATGTCGAGTCTGTTGATAACATTGGGACACG aaacAAATGATGTTTCTCGTACATCTGCTTGTTTATTATCTTgtcatttacataaaaaaggGACTTgtgatatacaaaaaaaaatgcttca actttttcagaaattatgtTATGAACAAGTTCCTCTCATTCAAAAAAGTGCATCAGTTAGTCTATTA gaatttacaaaaaatgttgatcCAAAATTATATGATTCTTTTATAATGCCTactatattacatttttggaATCATGGATGGGGTGAAGACGTTCGAGTTAAAGCTCTTTATAGTTGTATAACATTAACACAACATTTACcgaatgatttaaaaaaatcgtttaGTCATCCTTTATTGTTACAAGCAGTGGAAGAGGGAACATGGCAAACAAGACGTGCTATTGCTGAAAATTTAGATAAC gttttaaaatatttagatcCTTGTAACATAgcgtttgaaaaatgtgtGTGCTCTTTATTAAAAGATTTAGAAcctaaaattgttattttagcATTAGAATCTTTAG ATAGAGCCATTCAGAATGGAGCGTTAAACGCTTGCTTGGATACTTCAGTGATTAATGAATTGGAAAATTTGACTCGTCATTCCAACGCAATGGTCAAAA GTTTATTGGCGAATATAGTAATACCTTTgtatgaacatttaaaaaatcatcatgtgaaaaatcaatttttgacgATTGTTAATGTTCTTCTTCAAGACACCGACGCTCACGTTAAACTAAG TGTTTTACAACATGGTAAACGTTTACTTGAACTTTTTGGAATGAATAATATTGGAGGCAACGTTaggaaaagtatttcaaatctTCTTTGCGACTCGAACCGTtgcattcgtttaaaaatgttacaacaATTGGTAGACCTCGCAAGTGCTTTT aaaaacaaagaatttcaaaaaaatatcgaacgtTTATATTATCCGACATTTGAGGATACATCTTATACTATACGAGAAACAGCTGCTCATTTAATTCAA ggatttGGAAGATTGTTGGGGGCTGATTGGGTGAAAACCTCGCTTGTTCATCAGCTGTTAAAGCTGTACTCTACTGAAGTGAATCATAAAACCTCTCAGATTTCAG ACAATACAACTAAGCAAATTGTCATGGATATGTTAAAAAAAGCTTTACAA GATCCAATCATCAATGTACGTATTACTGTTGTTCATGTGATAGCTCAGATCCGAAAATGCAGTCTGAGTCTACCAGCGTCCTTTTATAG GTTAGTGGAAACGTTAAGCACTAGTGATGCTGATACGGATGTCCGATATTTTAGTCAACAAGCCGTTCAATCTTTTTCATTCCAA AATCAAACtcaataa
- the LOC128883967 gene encoding uncharacterized protein LOC128883967 gives MVLDNSSIVDILCESIAPWDYYRDIKSDKKTTLAYEEYLVNKNVPDFFSPPFNPKDSVNTIQLTSFDTDLAKSEQSEDDSDMVLRKIIDEKVQSHANDIAPDCHHREACEEDSTNHILPLDQNAMEKNSSSFPKENVQNAASDLKKKNYILKINSLPLQFSSLKVYWVKFYALFLLELKQIIQVAKQSTTLESGMCKHLSTETEPPFFLLSLTIPENITKDIHFNDLCLLSLFEKNVQEEKEELKEETEKELKEETEKETGKETEKETGKETGKETGKETGKETEKDIFEEVEELMKGICKTEEKKVIENKMYDISQEPPTHILGIVKDVGHHAIVLKIYVPSIDPNDTILLNRFKLLIKSMEKKKQDWVLTPLISLVTHIRECEALCSLDKSPLVKHLLNCNEKKTVKVKVLSMSSLESGSAEVESPMTQPLRNLLSSKDNNLRKCLSQSTVETEGKTSCETFDIPSTLKTKLVEHYNESQLQAIYDCLKTTGITLVQGPPGTGKTTTIMGIISVLLSAFFNNTNSTRTPSLLPNKAHTPERYGTERESSDDSIDIQTCGLFGRKTTDTQMNKIKRLQPWIYKEDFTCWSDLPTFASEDLELFKERNAHETDFVMDWTSSLHDKRPQRILVCAPSNAALDEIMTRLIAPSSEGGGIFNNEGERYNPTVLRVGSHASEKFTHHSFEALVEQAFRSQMGRKRKCGRKTFRTTIIENTQIVCATLSMSGAASLTQCNVEFDTVIVDEASQGIELSTLIPLKMGCTRLILVGDPKQLPATVFSNIAIKYNYNRSLFQRLERSGKKVNMLSIQYRMHPCISAFPSKMFYDHQLKDAAGIVEKFQLPFPWYSIPIFSPFVFFSLKSKESLSNESSWFNLREALFIVEFIELLDLLFFHISKDKKWMKRLAILSPYAEQVRVIKSLLQQKSMSLNFNINDIDVQTIDGYQGREKDFVIFSAVRAQPVTVDPNGHKGRVGFLADVRRMNVALTRARCNLWVVGYGDYLKTNLQWSIFLNHIDSNNSNIPVTDHLYPTPHFCFHWLSDYIKNTAEAKQLLALHASNFHGALKKKVQTLLKEGKKRAKLIGI, from the exons ATGGTATTAGACAACAGTTCAATAGTCGATATTTTATGTGAGTCCATTGCCCCTTGGGATTATTATAG agatattaaaagtgaCAAGAAGACAACCCTTGCTTATGAAGAATATCttgtgaataaaaatgttccagATTTTTTTAGTCCACCTTTTAATCCGAAGGATTCTGTAAACACTATCCAATTGACTTCATTTGACACGGACTTGGCTAAGTCTGAGCAATCTGAGGATGATAGCGATATGGTCttacgaaaaataattgacgAAAAAGTTCAAAGTCATGCAAATGATATCGCGCCAGATTGTCATCATCGGGAAGCGTGTGAAGAAGATTCAACAAATCATATTCTTCCACTCGACCAAAACGCCATGGAAaagaattcttcttcttttcccaAAGAAAATGTCCAAAATGCCGCTagtgatttgaaaaaaaaaaattatattttaaaaattaattctctcccgttacaattttcatctttGAAGGTTTATTGGGTGaaattttatgcattatttttactcgagttgaaacaaattattcaagtaGCCAAACAATCGACAACTCTTGAATCAGGAATGTGTAAGCAT CTTAGTACAGAAACGGAAccgccattttttttgttaagtcTGAcgattcccgaaaatattaccaaagatattcatttcaatgatttatgtttactttcactttttgaaaaaaatgtacaagaagagaaagaagaattgaaagaagaaacggaaaaagaattgaaagaagaaacggaaaaagaaacgggaaaagaaacggaaaaagaaacgggaaaagaaacgggaaaagaaacgggaaaagaaacgggaaaagaaacggaaaaagatatttttgaaGAGGTAGAAGAATTAATGAAAGGAATCTGTAAAACAGAAGAGAAAAAagtaatagaaaacaaaatgtatgaTATATCGCAAGAACCACCGACTCATATTTTAGGAATTGTTAAAG ATGTTGGTCATCATgcaattgtattaaaaatttacgttCCTTCGATTGATCcaaatgatacaattttacttaatcgttttaaattattaattaaa agtatggaaaaaaaaaagcaggaTTGGGTTTTAACGCCTCTGATTAGTTTAGTGACCCATATTCGCGAATGTGAG GCATTGTGCAGTTTGGATAAATCACCATTGGTAAAACATTTGCTAAATTGCAATGagaaaaaaacagtaaaaGTTAAGGTATTAAGTATGAGTAGCTTAGAGAGTGGGAGTGCGGAAGTTGAGAGTCCTATGACCCAACCGTTACGCAATCTGTTGTCCAGCAAAGATAATAAtctaagaaaatgtttaagtCAATCAACAGTGGAAACGGAGGGCAAAACATCTTGTGAAACGTTTGATATACCTTCaacattgaaaacaaaattagtaGAACATTATAATGAATCGCAATTACAAGCCATTTatgattgtttaaaaacaacggGCATTACACTCGTTCAAGGGCCTCCTG GAACGGGTAAAACGACAACTATTATGGGAATTATCAGTGTACTTTTAAGCGCCTTTTTTAACAATACCAATAGTACAAGGACGCCATCGTTATTACCGAACAAGGCGCATACACCGGAGAGATATGGAACGGAGCGGGAAAGCTCCGACGATTCAATTGATATCcaa ACTTGTGGTCTTTTTGGAAGGAAAACAACGGATACacaaatgaacaaaataaaaaggttaCAACCCTGGATTTATAAAGAAGATTTCACTTGTTGGTCAGATCTTCCTACGTTTGCTTCTGAAGATCTAGAGTTGTTTAAG GAGCGAAATGCTCATGAGACAGATTTTGTGATGGATTGGACTTCGAGTCTTCACGATAAGCGACCACAAAGGATTTTAGTCTGCGCACCGTCCAATGCAGCTCTTGATGAAATAATGACTCGGTTAATTGCACCATCTTCGGAAGGCGgtggtatttttaataatgaaggAGAACGGTATAACCCTACG gTTCTTCGGGTTGGATCCCATGCCTCTGAAAAATTTACTCATCATTCTTTTGAAGCTTTAGTTGAACAAGCGTTCAGATCACAAATgggtagaaaaagaaaatgtggaAGAAAA ACTTTTCGAACGACAATCATtgaaaatacacaaattgtaTGTGCCACATTATCCATGTCGGGAGCGGCTTCCTTAACACAATGCAATGTTGAATTCGATACGGTGATTGTTGATGAGGCGTCGCAAGGCATTGAATTGTCCACACTTATTCCTTTGAAAATGGGTTGTACGCGTTTAATCCTTGTTGGTGATCCGAAACAGCTTCCTGCTActgttttttcaaatattgctattaaatat AATTATAATCGATCATTATTTCAACGTTTGGAAAGATCAGGGAAAAAAGTCAATATGTTATCAATTCAATACCGAATGCACCCATGTATATCTGCTTTTCCctcaaaaat gtTTTACGATCACCAATTAAAAGATGCTGCTGGAATCGtggaaaaatttcaacttCCTTTTCCTTGGTATAGTATTCctattttttctccttttgtgtttttttccttgaaatcgAAAGAATCCttg AGTAACGAATCTTCTTGGTTTAATCTCAGGGAGGCGTTATTTATCGTTGAATTCATCGAGTTGCTTGATTTGTTG ttttttcataTCTCCAAAGACAAAAAATGGATGAAAAGACTTGCTATTTTAAGTCCATACGCGGAACAGGTTCGAGTGATTAAATCACTTTTGCAACAGAAATCCATG tcattgaattttaatattaacgacATTGATGTGCAAACAATTGATGGATATCAAGGGCGTGAAAAagatttcgttattttttctgCTGTTCGAGCTCAACCTGTGACTGTAGATCCTAATGGTCACAAAGGTCGCGTTGGTTTCCTTGCTGACGTGCGTCGAATGAACGTTGCTTTGACTCGAGCGCGTTGTAATTTATGGGTTGTTGGTTACGgggattatttaaaaacaaatcttCAGTggtctatttttttaaatcatattGATAGTAACAATTCTAATATTCCAGTGACTGATCATTTGTATCCTACACCTCATTTTTGCTTTCATTGGCTTTCCgactatattaaaaatacggct GAAGCCAAACAATTATTGGCTCTTCATGCTTCAAATTTTCATggagctttaaaaaaaaaagttcaaacgCTTTTAAAAGAGGGAAAAAAACGTGCTAAATT AATTGGTATATAA
- the LOC128883969 gene encoding serine/threonine-protein phosphatase PP2A 65 kDa regulatory subunit-like isoform X2 translates to MSVVEDEIIDFFKKEIESKNISQRLVAVRNCEYVADSLCCASVKNVLLPLINDMIDPNQSDEVLCCIADTLPKLCQYLGDTFERFCFIIPFYYRLLSHEDSIVRHSAQTSFCRILLDVESLQEEDKCYVLEKMSSLLITLGHETNDVSRTSACLLSCHLHKKGTCDIQKKMLQLFQKLCYEQVPLIQKSASVSLLEFTKNVDPKLYDSFIMPTILHFWNHGWGEDVRVKALYSCITLTQHLPNDLKKSFSHPLLLQAVEEGTWQTRRAIAENLDNVLKYLDPCNIAFEKCVCSLLKDLEPKIVILALESLDRAIQNGALNACLDTSVINELENLTRHSNAMVKSLLANIVIPLYEHLKNHHVKNQFLTIVNVLLQDTDAHVKLSVLQHGKRLLELFGMNNIGGNVRKSISNLLCDSNRCIRLKMLQQLVDLASAFKNKEFQKNIERLYYPTFEDTSYTIRETAAHLIQGFGRLLGADWVKTSLVHQLLKLYSTEVNHKTSQISGRITETIDFNETCYVTPPSYHIRVTVLQCFPGTIPFLDNTTKQIVMDMLKKALQDPIINVRITVVHVIAQIRKCSLSLPASFYRLVETLSTSDADTDVRYFSQQAVQSFSFQNQTQ, encoded by the exons ATGAGTGTAGTAGAAGATGaaattatcgatttttttaaaaaagaaatcgaatcaAAAAATATCTCGCAAAGACTTGTTGCTGTGCGCAATTGTGAATATGTTGCCGATTCTTTATGCTGTGCTtcagtaaaaaatgtattacttCCTTTAATCAATG ACATGATTGATCCCAATCAATCGGATGAGGTCTTATGTTGTATTGCAGATACCTTACCGAAACTTTGTCAATATTTAGGAGACACTTTTGAAcggttttgttttattataccaTTTTACTATCGTTTATTGTCGCACGAAGATTCTATTGTTCGTCATTCC GCACAAACAAGTTTTTGCCGAATTCTTTTGGATGTGGAATCATTACAAGAAGAAGACAAATGTTATGTTTTGGAAAAAATGTCGAGTCTGTTGATAACATTGGGACACG aaacAAATGATGTTTCTCGTACATCTGCTTGTTTATTATCTTgtcatttacataaaaaaggGACTTgtgatatacaaaaaaaaatgcttca actttttcagaaattatgtTATGAACAAGTTCCTCTCATTCAAAAAAGTGCATCAGTTAGTCTATTA gaatttacaaaaaatgttgatcCAAAATTATATGATTCTTTTATAATGCCTactatattacatttttggaATCATGGATGGGGTGAAGACGTTCGAGTTAAAGCTCTTTATAGTTGTATAACATTAACACAACATTTACcgaatgatttaaaaaaatcgtttaGTCATCCTTTATTGTTACAAGCAGTGGAAGAGGGAACATGGCAAACAAGACGTGCTATTGCTGAAAATTTAGATAAC gttttaaaatatttagatcCTTGTAACATAgcgtttgaaaaatgtgtGTGCTCTTTATTAAAAGATTTAGAAcctaaaattgttattttagcATTAGAATCTTTAG ATAGAGCCATTCAGAATGGAGCGTTAAACGCTTGCTTGGATACTTCAGTGATTAATGAATTGGAAAATTTGACTCGTCATTCCAACGCAATGGTCAAAA GTTTATTGGCGAATATAGTAATACCTTTgtatgaacatttaaaaaatcatcatgtgaaaaatcaatttttgacgATTGTTAATGTTCTTCTTCAAGACACCGACGCTCACGTTAAACTAAG TGTTTTACAACATGGTAAACGTTTACTTGAACTTTTTGGAATGAATAATATTGGAGGCAACGTTaggaaaagtatttcaaatctTCTTTGCGACTCGAACCGTtgcattcgtttaaaaatgttacaacaATTGGTAGACCTCGCAAGTGCTTTT aaaaacaaagaatttcaaaaaaatatcgaacgtTTATATTATCCGACATTTGAGGATACATCTTATACTATACGAGAAACAGCTGCTCATTTAATTCAA ggatttGGAAGATTGTTGGGGGCTGATTGGGTGAAAACCTCGCTTGTTCATCAGCTGTTAAAGCTGTACTCTACTGAAGTGAATCATAAAACCTCTCAGATTTCAGGTCGGATCACAGAAACTATagattttaacgaaacatgTTATGTGACACCACCTTCTTATCATATTCGGGTTACTGTGCTCCAATGTTTTCCG gGGACTATCCCATTTTTAGACAATACAACTAAGCAAATTGTCATGGATATGTTAAAAAAAGCTTTACAA GATCCAATCATCAATGTACGTATTACTGTTGTTCATGTGATAGCTCAGATCCGAAAATGCAGTCTGAGTCTACCAGCGTCCTTTTATAG GTTAGTGGAAACGTTAAGCACTAGTGATGCTGATACGGATGTCCGATATTTTAGTCAACAAGCCGTTCAATCTTTTTCATTCCAA AATCAAACtcaataa